A genomic stretch from Physeter macrocephalus isolate SW-GA chromosome 12, ASM283717v5, whole genome shotgun sequence includes:
- the VAX2 gene encoding ventral anterior homeobox 2, whose protein sequence is MGDGGAECDRGTSRRESRSGRGGDRGGAEDSSADDGGRSPKETAGTSASSPAGSRESGADSDGQPGLGEADHCRRILVRDAKGTIREIVLPKGLDLDRPKRSRTSFTAEQLYRLEMEFQRCQYVVGRERTELARQLNLSETQVKVWFQNRRTKRKKDQSRDLEKRASSLASKAFATPDILRLLEQGRLLSPPGAPSLLTLTPGPPRLPASHRGASLGDPRNSSPHLTPLTSVSASPSLPPPPPALCFCTAPLLDLPGGYELGSSAF, encoded by the exons ATGGGCGATGGGGGCGCCGAGTGCGACCGCGGCACCTCACGCCGGGAGTCGCGGAGCGGGCGCGGCGGGGACCGCGGCGGAGCGGAGGACTCGAGTGCTGATGACGGCGGCCGCAGCCCAAAGGAGACTGCCGGGACCTCCGCCTCCAGCCCCGCGGGCTCCAGGGAGAGCGGCGCCGACAGCGACGGGCAGCCGGGGCTCGGAGAGGCAGACCACTGCCGCCGCATCCTGGTGCGAG ACGCCAAAGGAACCATCCGGGAAATTGTCCTGCCCAAGGGCCTGGACCTGGACCGGCCCAAGCGGAGCCGCACATCCTTCACAGCTGAGCAGCTATACCGCCTGGAGATGGAGTTCCAGCGCTGCCAGTATGTGGTGGGCCGTGAGCGCACTGAGCTGGCCCGTCAGCTGAACCTCTCGGAGACCCAG GTGAAGGTCTGGTTCCAGAACCGCCGCACCAAGCGGAAGAAAGACCAGAGCAGAGACCTGGAGAAGCGGGCGTCCTCCTTGGCCTCCAAGGCCTTCGCCACCCCCGACATCCTGCGGCTGCTGGAGCAGGGCCGGCTGCTGTCCCCGCCCGGCGCCCCCAGCCTTCTGACACTGACCCCCGGCCCGCCACGCCTGCCTGCCAGCCACAGGGGCGCCTCCTTGGGTGACCCCAGGAACTCGTCCCCGCACCTCACCCCGCTGACCTCCGTCTCAGCGTCGCCCTCGCTGCCGCCCCCTCCGCCAGCACTCTGCTTTTGCACCGCCCCGCTCCTGGACCTGCCCGGCGGCTACGAACTGGGCTCCTCGGCCTTCTAG